One segment of Erigeron canadensis isolate Cc75 chromosome 2, C_canadensis_v1, whole genome shotgun sequence DNA contains the following:
- the LOC122587793 gene encoding secreted RxLR effector protein 78-like, with protein sequence MKSCLHELVSANQSAFVPGKRITDNILLTQELMHNYHLDRDPAWCAFKVDIQKAYDTVDWRFLRKILLGFAFHPRMVSWIMECVTTTTFSLSINGALNGYFQGKRGLRQGDPLSPYLFTLVMEVLILILQRQIRDDLPFTKIVKNNRL encoded by the coding sequence ATGAAAAGTTGCTTGCATGAGTTGGTTAGTGCAAATCAATCAGCCTTTGTTCCGGGCAAAAGGATTACTGATAACATTCTTCTAACTCAAGAGCTGATGCATAACTACCATCTTGATAGAGATCCTGCATGGTGTGCTTTTAAAGTTGATATCCAGAAGGCTTATGATACGGTTGACTGGAGATTTCTTAGGAAAATACTTCTAGGCTTTGCATTTCACCCGCGCATGGTTTCTTGGATTATGGAGTGTGTTACGACCACAACTTTTTCGCTGAGTATTAATGGTGCCTTAAATGGTTATTTTCAGGGTAAAAGAGGACTTAGACAAGGAGACCCATTATCCCCATATCTTTTTACATTGGTAATGGAAGTGTTAATTTTAATCCTTCAAAGACAGATTCGGGACGATTTACCTTTCACAAAAATTGTGAAGAACAATAGATTATAA
- the LOC122587794 gene encoding uncharacterized protein LOC122587794, with the protein MGKASHWCSACRAHHSGPCLEKTKRCDRCGKQGHVASSCKDKVRCYKCGEMGNLVADCPQKKDGTQKAKTRAYQMTTMEEEDDTKKHAKDISTSDGSKPNDQSPQVIDTIADNISELKGGEDGKNGDAVEHTPTYVGVTSTL; encoded by the exons ATGGGAAAAGCTAGTCACTGGTGTTCGGCTTGTAGAGCTCATCATAGTGGACCCTGTTTGGAGAAAACTAAAAGATGTGATAGGTGTGGTAAGCAGGGACATGTTGCTTCTAGTTGCAAAGATAAGGTTCGATGTTACAAGTGTGGTGAGATGGGAAATTTGGTTGCTGATTGTCCTCAAAAGAAAGATGGTACACAAAAAGCTAAAACTCGTGCATATCAGATGACTACCATGGAGGAAGAGGAT GATACTAAAAAACATGCAAAGGATATTAGTACTAGTGATGGTAGTAAACCTAACGATCAGTCTCCTCAAGTTATTGACACGATTGCTGATAATATATCTGAATTAAAGGGAGGAGAGGATGGAAAAAATGGCGATGCTGTGGAACATACCCCTACTTATGTTGGGGTCACATCAACGTTATGA
- the LOC122587795 gene encoding uncharacterized protein LOC122587795, translating into MRAKILCHEKIIKIPLDNDEVLIVQGHKAGIQPKIVSSMKVRKYLRKEYHTYLAQVVDKRVKDKDPLKVKVVRDFLDVFPDELRGLPPARQVEFTIDLVPGATPVAKAPYRLAPSEMSYLDKFVIVFIDDILIYSRSKDEHEKHLRIILQLLRDEKLYAKFSKCEFWLRQVQFLGHIVNKEGIHVDPAKIEAIKKWETPKSPMEVRSFLGLAGYYRRFIQGDSSKDSLGLQ; encoded by the exons ATGCGTGCTAaaatactttgccatgaaaagATCATTAAGATTCCTTTAGATAATGATGAAGTGCTTATAGTTCAAGGCCATAAGGCGGGAATCCAGCCCAAAATAGTGTCGTCCATGAAAGTGAGGAAGTATTTACGTAAGGAATATCACACGTACTTGGCACAAGTAGTGGATAAGCGAGTGAAAGACAAGGACCCTCTTAAGGTGAAGGTGGTTAGAGATTTCCTAGATGTATTTCCGGACGAACTACGTGGACTTCCCCCTGCGAGACAAGTAGAGTTTACAATTGATTTAGTTCCCGGGGCAACCCCcgtagctaaagcaccgtatAGGCTAGCACCCTCCGAAAT GTcatacttggacaaattcgtgatagtattcattgatgacattctgaTATACTCTAGAAGTAAGGATGAACATGAGAAACATCTAAGAATAATCTTGCAATTACTTAGAGACGAGAAGCTATACGCaaagttttctaagtgtgaattttggctccgaCAAGTCCAATTTCTTGGACACATTGTGAACAAAGAAGGAATCCATGTAGATCCGGCCAAGATAGAAGCGATTAAGAAGTGGGAGACACCCAAGTCGCCAATGGAAGTGCGTAGCTTCCTAGGTTTGGCAGGCTATTATAGGAGATTCATCCAAGGAGattcatccaaggattctctaGGATTGCAGtag
- the LOC122587796 gene encoding uncharacterized protein LOC122587796, which translates to MDKSWILSDRLSIAYEEGVNAFLEFAQFNNPNSDAIPCPCVNCSNLCHTSISNVRYHLFKHGFDENYNFWSFHGENSSKDEAPCPNESIPPEFDYTKQMLHEAFTYAENEPSLLKSLLEECDKPLYEGSEYNALNCLLKFQALKGQFGWSDTSFDALLGELNDVLPSTNTIPKSIYEAKKLLKGISIEYIKYHACENDCVLFWDEHKDASQCPTCGTSRWKENSKTVPRKVVWYFPPIPRFRRMFSSPKTAHDLTCHAQGRVSDGKLRHPCDSPSWKLVDDKWKEFGKEDRNLRLTLSADGINPHKSLSAKYSCWSVTLATYNLPSYLCVSRKFMMLTLLISGPRQPGNSIDVYLAPLIADLKQLWEPGVKTYDAYKKQFFNLKAVLLWTINDFPAYGDLSGYVTKGYNACPVCSEDTYSQWLPKSKKVCFLGHRRFLPLTHPFRKRKKDFNNEQESGVMKKPRSGEEVYDYLEGFTTKWGKKKKAKKELDVMHIEKNVCESIYGMLLNLQGKTKDGLNARQDLEELGIKLELISQPKVKGHYLPPAIYTLNSAEKRMFYHTLSNIKVPDGYSSNFKNLVSDDNSKMNGLKSNDCHVLMQQILPFAIKGVLDVKVRKTIISLCNFFNELCSKVVDVSKLGKLQTDIVVTLCYFPPSFFDIMIHLMVHLVREVRLCGPVHFRWMYPFERYMKTLKGYVQNHYRPEGCMAECYVAEEALEFCSDYLENMKSIGNPHDGADERNRTGKPLSHATIYVVDSKLLDQAHLYVLGNTADVEPYIEQHMTELKDLNPRRNNTWLQSQHSRTFIDWFKNEVDKRLANRENTGDTVRWLAKGPDFAISKYTGYVVNEYQFHTKERDESKTTQGSGVSVVANTMQIASAKDSNPVYGAITYFGRILEIWDLDYRTFTVPVFMCEWVDSRGVKKDDLGFTVVNFDRLGQQSEPFILPSQARQVLYVQDQQDRNLSVVGFTPHRMQKYGDNNGETDDVFEFDATQDMNLSFVDLDDDFKCTHSDDESIFVLDH; encoded by the exons ATGGATAAATCTTGGATTTTGTCCGATAGATTATCAATCGCATACGAGGAAGGTGTGAATGCCTTTTTAGAGTTTGCACAATTCAATAACCCAAATTCCGACGCCATTCCGTGTCCTTGTGTAAATTGTAGCAATTTGTGTCACACTTCCATCTCCAACGTGCGGTATCACCTGTTTAAACACGGTTTCGATGAGAATTATAATTTTTGGTCCTTCCACGGAGAAAATTCATCTAAGGATGAAGCTCCATGCCCTAATGAGTCTATACCTCCCGAGTTCGATTACACAAAGCAGATGCTACATGAGGCCTTCACATATGCAGAGAATGAACCTAGCTTATTGAAGTCACTTCTCGAAGAATGCGACAAGCCACTGTATGAAGGGTCTGAGTATAATGCACTAAATTGTTTGCTGAAATTCCAAGCTTTGAAGGGTCAATTTGGCTGGTCTGATACAAGCTTTGATGCTTTATTGGGCGAGCTAAATGATGTTTTGCCTTCAACTAATACAATTCCTAAGTCGATATATGAGGCCAAGAAGTTGCTGAAAGGAATAAGCATAGAATACATTAAGTATCATGCCTGTGAGAATGATTGTGTCTTGTTCTGGGATGAGCACAAGGATGCTTCTCAATGTCCAACTTGTGGCACTTCTCGGTGGAAGGAGAATAGCAAGACAGTGCCGAGAAAAGTTGTTTGGTATTTCCCGCCCATTCCTAGATTTAGAAGAATGTTCTCGTCACCAAAAACCGCACATGACCTAACTTGTCATGCGCAAGGTCGGGTCAGTGATGGCAAGCTAAGACATCCTTGTGATTCTCCATCTTGGAAGCTTGTTGACGACAAGTGGAAAGAATTTGGAAAGGAAGACAGGAATCTGAGATTAACCTTGTCTGCGGATGGTATAAACCCTCATAAGTCATTAAGTGCAAAGTATAGTTGTTGGTCGGTTACCCTAGCAACGTACAATCTGCCTTCTTATTTGTGTGTGTCAAGAAAGTTCATGATGTTGACTCTACTGATATCAGGTCCAAGGCAACCTGGTAACAGTATTGATGTCTACTTGGCACCACTAATAGCGGATCTGAAACAGTTGTGGGAACCTGGTGTTAAGACGTATGATGCTTATAAGAAACAGTTCTTCAATCTAAAAGCAGTCTTACTTTGGACTATAAATGACTTTCCCGCATATGGTGACCTGTCGGGGTATGTTACCAAAGGTTATAACGCGTGTCCAGTATGCTCAGAGGATACTTACTCACAGTGGTtgccaaaatccaaaaaagtaTGCTTCCTCGGGCATAGAAGATTCCTCCCACTTACACATCCTTTtcgcaaaagaaaaaaagatttcaATAATGAACAAGAGAGCGGTGTGATGAAAAAACCGAGATCGGGTGAAGAAGTTTACGACTATCTGGAAGGGTTTACGACTAAATGGGGGAAGAAGAAAAAGGCAAAGAAGGAA TTAGATGTTATGCATATAGAAAAGAATGTATGTGAGAGTATTTATGGGATGTTACTGAATTTGCAAGGCAAGACGAAGGACGGTTTAAATGCAAGACAAGATCTGGAGGAGTTAGGGATTAAGCTTGAGTTAATAAGTCAACCAAAAGTGAAGGGCCATTATCTGCCGCCTGCGATATACACATTAAATAGCGCGGAGAAACGCATGTTTTATCACACGCTGTCCAACATAAAGGTGCCTGATGGGTATTCCTCCAATTTCAAGAATCTCGTGTCCGATGATAATTCGAAGATGAATGGATTGAAGTCCAACGACTGTCACGTACTAATGCAACAGATTCTTCCTTTTGCAATAAAGGGGGTGTTAGACGTGAAAGTTAGGAAGACTATTATAAGCTTGTGTAATTTCTTCAACGAGTTGTGTAGTAAAGTAGTTGATGTTAGTAAGCTAGGCAAGCTGCAAACTGACATCGTAGTAACATTGTGTTATTTTCCGCCTTCGTTTTTCGATATCATGATTCATTTGATGGTGCATTTAGTCAGAGAGGTGAGGTTATGTGGCCCAGTCCACTTTAGGTGGATGTATCCGTTTGAGAGGTACATGAAAACACTAAAAGGTTATGTACAAAATCATTATCGACCCGAGGGCTGCATGGCAGAATGTTATGTGGCAGAGGAAGCATTAGAATTCTGTTCCGATTACTTGGAAAACATGAAATCAATTGGCAATCCTCATGATGGTGCTGATGAAAGAAACCGCACTGGTAAACCTTTATCGCATGCTACCATCTATGTTGTGGATTCTAAGTTACTTGATCAAGCTCATCTTTATGTATTAGGAAACACTGCCGACGTTGAACCATACATAGAGCAGCATATGACAGAACTGAAGGATCTTAACCCGCGTCGAAATAATACATGGTTGCAGAGCCAACATAGTCGGACGTTTATTGACTGGTTTAAGAACGAGGTTGATAAGCGTTTGGCTAACAGGGAAAATACCGGTGATACTGTTCGTTGGTTGGCAAAGGGCCCTGATTTTGCTATTAGTAAATATACCGGGTATGTTGTAAATGAGTATCAATTCCATACAAAAGAGCGTGATGAATCTAAAACCACTCAAGGTAGTGGAGTATCTGTAGTTGCAAATACTATGCAGATTGCTAGTGCAAAAGACTCCAATCCGGTGTACGGTGCTATTACATACTTCGGTCGTATATTGGAAATATGGGATCTTGATTATCGTACATTTACGGTTCCTGTTTTCATGTGTGAGTGGGTAGATAGTCGTGGAGtaaaaaaagatgatttagGATTCACAGTGGTTAACTTTGATAGGCTAGGTCAACAGTCTGAACCCTTCATATTACCTAGTCAAGCAAGACAAGTTTTATATGTTCAGGACCAACAAGATAGGAACCTGTCTGTTGTTGGCTTCACACCACATAGGATGCAAAAGTATGGAGATAATAATGGTGAAACTGATGATGTGTTTGAATTTGATGCTACACAAGATATGAACCTGTCTTTTGTAGATCTAGACGATGATTTTAAGTGTACGCACTCGGATGATGAGAGCATATTCGTTTTAGATCATTAG